The Mustela nigripes isolate SB6536 chromosome 6, MUSNIG.SB6536, whole genome shotgun sequence DNA window TCCACCACACACCTGTCATGCAATGACAAGTTAGGGACAGGATAGCCACAACAGGCACTCCCACAGGGGGAGGAAAAATTGGGAGCATTTAGAAGTCACTGAGTCAAAGCAATTCCAAGTACAGTCAGGCAGGCACAGCTAACTCTCCTCATGGTCGAGGCAGGGGGTGTGTTTCTTTGGGGCCCACTTTTACTCTCTAGAAGTGGTTCTCCTCTGTTCTTGGCTCTATCCTTTGGGATCTTGGTTCCGTTTTCCaggttgttatttcttttttgtgataaATAACCCATGTTTTCTTAGCCTGCTTCCTGTTTGTGGGTGGTCAGGGGTCCAGAGGCCATTTTCATTTTGAACCATTCCTTTTAGTGAGAACTgctataattcttttaaaaatgtttttggtgtATCAGATGATAATGGACTTTGTTAGACAAAAGCTATCCCTATAAATATCTTTGGGACAGGCTCCTCCCACCCTTGGGCCGTGAGTCATTATGCTCTGGGACAACACTGAAGATTCTTGGAAGCTCTGCTTAAAGACAGCTATGAAGTTGCCTTTAAGATTCTTAGAATACCTTTGGTCAGCTGAGTGAGTCTAAGAGACTCTGAGTTAAGTCTTAGATCTCAGCAAAGGGTCTAACAGCCGTGGTCTTCATATGACTTTTACTTGAGGGCATGGTTTACTAGCAGTGCTTTGCATTTGATCTTTGCTCTGAGGCCATTTCTTAATTGGAGAACCTTTTGCTGACTAGAAAGACAGTCCCTATCTCTTCCGGATTGTGCTAAAAACCCAAACATTTCCTTTCTTAGTCCCTTTCTCTGCTCTTGTATTTTATCATAAGCGGCTAGGAGAAGCCAGTGGCATTTTCATCCTTCTAACTGGATACCTCAGCCAGGTCCACAAATCCATTAGATGTCCTTTTGGTCTTCCTTGTCGCCACAGGCTATAGTCCTGCCAAACTTGTCACCACTACATAATACAGGTCACCTCTTACAGCATCTACTAATAACTTCCTCATTGTCCTTCCTGCCTTCACTAATGGCCTCCTTGAGGACGTTTAGACTCTGCTTGATGCCTGGTCCCCAAATCAGTTGTAACCAAATCCAAGTTGTTTGCCTGACGTGCAGCCAAGCTGATCATTTGAGACATCGAGTACGTAGCAAGGAAAAGGTTTATTCGAGAGGCAGCCAAATGAGGAGACAGGATGGTAAGTCTCCAATCCCCCTTTTCTAAGGGGAGAGAACAAGTTTGTTTACAATCACAGGAATTGATATTATAAATATCTTAATGAAAAGGGCCGGGAAACTTATGAGCATTCAGGAAAACAGGTGGCACATGTGCACTAAGCAAACATATTCGTAACAAACATACTATGTTCACTTTGGGGCGGACACTTAATATCCAAAGAAGGCAAAATTCTGCCCCCCCCCATTAAGCGTTAAGCAGTTATCTTGGGACAAGGAGGAGGGTCTATGGGCTTGCCTTGCCAGCCGGTTCATACTGGGTGGGCTCCTTGTCTCCTGCAAGGAAGGCACCCCCTGCTTTGTTTCTGGGCTGGAACCATATCTGTTGACCAGGTTTCTGTAAGGGCAGCTAGTGGATTTGTCAGTAAGGTCTGTAAAGACATAGTAGCTGATTAGGGAGAAACTGTTCTCTGAAAAACAGGCTTTACATTTCTGGTGTGTTTCAGTCTCGTGAACTCTGGGGGGCATGGTTTCATGATGTCACAGGTTTTAGGTTTGCTTACAGTAGTGGCTATTTCTAGGTGCTGATTTCTACACTAGTTTGTTGCCATACAAACATTagcccaaaacttagtggcttcaaacaacactaTTTTTCTCGATCGTGTAGTTTGGAGGGATGGTTCTTCTGCTTCATGTTATTGGCTGCGACTCCCGTAGGTCCACAATGGCTTCGCTCTCCTGGAGGGCATTTGGTGTTGGCCACTAGCTGAGAGCTCAGCTGGGGCTGAAGGCCAGGAGACTCTGTTCTCTCCATGTGCTGCCAGTCCTCCTAAGGCCGGGTGCAGAATCCCTGCAATGTCACTTCTACCACATCCTATTGGTCAAAGCAGTTGCAGGACGGCCCAGACCCAGGGGAAATGGGCTTCATCTCGGAGGTGAAGAGTGGCACCTACAGAAAGGGATGGCTGGGGACCGCATCTGAAGACAGCTACACAGGAGCATCAAATGAGACCCCACAGATAAAAGTTTATAGTGCGGCACATAACTCATACTCCAAAGCTGCTATTCTGATTGTTATTACTATGACTGTGGTAGCATAACCGCACAGCATTCCAAGGGTCGAAATAGCTGGGAGGGGGTAGGGCGTGGTTAGAAGAAGGCTGGGTATTGAAAGTCTGGACTTTTGGGTTCTTGTCCTGGTTTGGTCACCAAAAGTGCGTGGTGAAGGCCCTGCAGCTCTGGGAAGCCCAGTTTCTCCATGTTTTGCGATGATAACTGAAACTGCTGCCAGGCAGTGCTGGGCAGATGGTGAGGGACTGTTACTCTGAGGATGGTCATGACCCATACCTACCTTGCCTCAGGCTTGTTGGCCCATGGGGATCTGACATCCAGATCACTCATGTTCCTCGCAATCAATGGGAACCTTCTAGAGAGGAGGCACGTGGCTCTCCCTGGAGCCTGAAATTGGGCCAGACCGTCTACCTCTGCAAGATGCTGGGGAAAGTGCCTGGAAGGAAGCAGGAATGAAGACTGCCTGACTACGGGTGCAGAAAGCAACCCAagttggggttgggggtagggctCATCTTAAGCTTCTCGAGGACACTGGAGAGCagtcccccacctccccgccagcCTTAGGACTTAACAGAGTTCCTGGAGGTTTCCATGCTCCTACTCCAACCCACCTCTTCATATGCTCTTCCCCTTGTCCAGAGCACATCTCTTCCTCCTTGTTAGCTCCTtagttatgttattttttttgctataaaatataaatgtcctATAGGACAGGCATctgtgattatttccttcacttatATGAACCCAGGCTTACATACCAGTACCTGATACAGGTCAGAggctcaataattatttgttgattgaataaatCAACTCCTGATATTACTTTAGGCCTCAGCTTCAGTATTACTTCCTTTGGAAGATAACCAGCTAGCCCTGGTTAAGAATCCTCCAACCATGCTTCTCCTTTACTCCTAGTACCGAGGCCCAGACCTCTTGGTGGCTGCACCTCTTGTTGATGGAGAGGCGGCTGTGGAGGCTGAGTAGGTGGGGCTCAGGGACTCAGAAACGAGGATCTAATAGTTGGAGAGGATGCAGCCTCAGTCCTGCCTGGGGCCTCAAGCTGGTAGGGTGGAAGGAAGGTGCACCACGTACAGAGGCATGGAATCTCCCTGGGGTCCCCTGGTGGCACCTGGATGACCTCCCAAGGCTGGCAGGGACCGTGGCGATTCCGGAGCCAAGCTCAGAGTCACTGCCCAAGTGGGTCAGGATGGAAAGGTGTGGAGCCCCTGGGCCAGCCCTCCTTGGACATGCATTCAGGGAGCCTTGAGACGGAGGTGAGGAGGATCgtggagggagtggggagtggggagagacagagaccagcCAGAGCCAGATATATGGGACTGGAACACTACATTCAAGAGTCTGGGCTTCATTCTGAGGGCAGTGGGGACCTGCTGAAAGGTCAGATTTCGGTCTTTTAAAGACTTCTGGCTGCCATGTTGTGTGGGTTGGAAGGGGAGAAGAACAGCTCTCCAGGCAAGATAGTGGTGGCCGGGATGTGGGTGGTgactgcagagaaagaggaaagagttgGATTAGAGGGGTACTAAGGagatagaaaaggaaagcattagtGTTGAGGGTCAGGGTGCAGGCATGGGGAGACCATGGAACTGGGTGATGATCTTGCCAGGGGACAAAGAGGAGGCTCAGGTGGAGAGAACGTGGGATGGTGAGTTCAACAGGAAAGTCTGTTGGATTAGAGGAGTCTCCAGGATGGCCAAGTGGGGATGCTGTGTAGGAACCCGGGCAAGTGGTTCTGAAGCTGGGGGGTGAGGTCAAGCATCCCGACAGTCATCAGGACTCGAAAGTGTGGTTGGACGGTTTTAACCAGGAAGGTCATTAACCGTGGTGGAAACCGAAGGCCAGAGACTGATGTCATTGCCTGGGCGGTGTGTGCAGGGAGGTGAGAGAAGGGCCTCAAGGCACTTGAACGTTCAAGGGCAAGGTTGCCTGGGTGAGGGAAAAAAGCCGGGGAGCAGGACTGCCTGGGAGCAGCTGAGAATCCAGAACAAGGCCAAACAAAGCAGAACAAGGCTGTGGAAGGCCCAAGACTCAGGGCTCAggaatggggagggacagagggtcaCAGAGAGCCAAGGGGGCTTGGGTGAGGGCAAGAAGCTGAGAACTTCCTAGAGATTCTAGGAAGAAGTGAGGGAAGGTAGCAGATCCTCCTATGACAGCTTGGGGAGATAGGTGGGAAGCAGCAGGGCCTGGAGGATGGGGGGTCAGCATGGGGGTTGAgtagggctggggcagagggagaggagaagagggtcAGTGAGAAGGGAGTTAACTGCACAGGAGAGCTCAGGCCATACAGGGGGCCAGGGAAGCCTTTCCAGCCCTGGGATTGAAGCTCTGCGGTGTCTGAGGATGAGGACAGTGCGGTGGGGGACCTGAGAAAGCGAGTAGAGGGTATCCTTTTACATGCTACAGGGCTTTCGAGTAGGCTGTCCCAGGTGTgcctatggggggggggggggggagggtggggaagagggggggggcaggggggtggtcCCCCCCTGgttgttggggggcgggggggggggggggggggggggggggggggggaaggagggggaagaggtgGGTGTCAGGGATCTGATCCCCCCTTGTTTGATGGGTAGcagtgggcaggggatggggtggggtccAGACTGACACAGGGTGCCCCCCCTGAGGGGGCTGTGGGAGCTTTTGGCAGTTGCTACTGTGGTCCAtgctggtggtggggaggggacaaaGGGAAGCTGTGCCGAGAAAATGGGGTGTATGTGTGAAGGAGGGAGGctaaaaccacacacacatgcacacactgccTTCCAGAAGACCCCGCGACCTCCTTTGGGTCCCTTCAGAACCAGTCAGAGGAATAAGTCCCAGACGACCTCAGACTGGCAGGCATGACTCAGGTGCCAGGCACCATGACCGTGGTCAACACTGCTGGGCCAGGAGATGATGGCACTATGTGGGGATGGGCCCCGCAGGTGTCCGGGCTGAGACGGCCAGAACCCTCCCAGTCCTTGGTTCATCTCGCTGGGCTGCTGGTGCTCAGCGGTCAGGGGACATGGGCTCATTCCGAGAACGGAAGCATTACAGCACAGAAAGCGGATCCCCCAGTTTATTGGGAAAACAGGAGACAAAAGACCAGAGAGGCGGGGGAGGCATCCAGCAGCGCCCCTTCGGGGGAAGGAAGGCCCTTCTCCGTGGGAGGAGCCAGAGGCCaacacagaggaaggggagggtcCAGTCCCAGGCAGCAGCCGCTTCCAGTAGGACAAGAGGAGCCGAGGAGGGGCTGATGGGAATGAGCCGCGTATGGTGTATTCTCAGAACACGAGGGCAAGAGCTACCGAGGCACCGCTGTTCTCAGCTGGAGGTGGGGACGGTGGCGCGTCTGGCAGGCAGAAGGggcttctctggctctctcttggGGCTGCCTAACACCTCCCCAGGCCGCAGGAACCCCCTCCACAGGTGGTGTTGAGCGGGCCGCAAGGGGCGCACATGCCGGTGCTCACCGCCAGGTTCCCACTGCAGGGGGCGCTGCACGCACTGCCGGTCACAGGCCGGGAGCCAGACACGCAGAGGTCCCCGCAGACGACCCCGCCGCGGGAGCTGCTGACACCTGTAGAAACAAGGGCAGAGTCAGGAGGGCTGGCTGCTGGCCGCCCCATTCGGGCTCCTTCCTTGGGCCTCCCTGCCCCGCGTAAGCCTCTGGGAAAGGACACAAAGGGCCTTCAGCTGTAGTTCTGAAGGCATGAAGGAACCATAGCCTGAAAGCCAGGAACCCTGGGTTCTCAGGCTAGACCTTGGGCAAGCCCCTTCCTCTTTCGCTGCCTCAGCCTGACAGCCCAGGGTCCTTCCTGGAGAGATCTgttattctttctcctcttctaacCCCCTTTATGCTGTCCAGTTGTTCCCGAGAGCTAAACTCAGTCTCTCCTGCTGCATGACCAGCCTACTCCCATTTACTGGAGGAATTactgcccccaccctgcctcactCCACACACACAGTGTTTCTATACACTCATAGCCAGAAAATTCTTGTTGCCCCacataaaattttgctttttaggGCTCAAGATACTTACAGACATTCACAGCTCCAACACCTTCACACAGCCTGAGTGGGGAAAAAGGTAAGAAAGGGGAAGAGATAAGAAGTCAGAATGAGATTCTCAGATTTCCTCTATGCTGGAATGGATCATCTCGGGTGTATTTCTGGCCTATATTTATGCCTTTGTATAACTTTAAAAAGTACCTGTTGGCAATTGCAGCAATGCCAGGCCACCCTATTTGGCAAGCAGAGTATGGACTGGATTTCACTTCTTATTTGCTCCTCAGGCGGCTGCCTTTGTGCAGTGTCCAGCCTGAACAGCCATATGTGGCATACTTGGATAGGTTCAGCTTTAGGAAGGGGAAGGTTCTTTTGGGTAGTCACACGAGGCCAGGTCACAGTTTGGTTAGCAACTCTATCTTTGGGCAAGGTGACCTCCTAGAAACCAGACAGGGAGTGTATCTTGCAAGCCTTGGGGATGGAATGACTTGAGGATGTTCTAAACTGAGAGAATGGGTGTCCAGGTTCTATCCTAGCAAGGACCTGGGTTCTCTGCAACTCTAGACCTCACAGTGACACtgaccttcatttttttcctctgtatacTAAGTCCAAGTTCCAGTCTTTTGAGATCTGGGATTCCAAGATCCCAGAGTCTAGCTTGGGGTCAGTTCTGAGGACTGACTAGGATATGGAAGAATCAAAAGTGGGCAAATCTATGCAAGTATAATTCCTAGGGCAGCAGGGTTGGGCCCCTACCTCTGTTCTTCGCCTTCCAGCAGCCGCCTGTAGGTGGCGATCTCGATGTCCAGGCCCAGCTTGGAGTTCATCACCTCCTGGTACTCCTTGACCAGGCAGGCCATGTCCTGCTTGGCCTTCTGCAGGGCAGCCTCCAACTCTGCCAACTTGCAGCGGGCATCGCTCAGAGCTGTCTCGCCCTGCTGTTCCGACTGGGTCACTGCGGCCTCCAGCTTGGTGTTCTGGGGACCCAGAGGAGAACAAGGTGGGTTATGGCCCAGGTCTCTCTGTCCGTTTCCTGTATCAGCCCTCCCCCAGCTGGGAACACCCCAAGAGCAGGCCTCTCCCTTTCATCAGCTGAGTCTCTCCCAGGGACCACCACCAGGGACGCTGGTCGTGCAGATGGCCTGGAGCATGAATGGTGAGATCCACTGGGGACACACACTGCCTGTATGACCTGGGGAGGCTCCAGGCGACCCTTACCTGGCACTTGGCATTCTCAACCTCGGCCGTCAGCCTCTGGATCATGCGGTTGAGCTCGTTGATCTCTTCCTTGGTGCGGCGCAGGGTCTCCCCGTGCCGGATCACCGTGGCCTTCATCTCCTCACACTGTGGGGAAGCAGAGATACTCCTGAGACTCAGGACATGTTATCCCACTGCTTCCCACAACTTGCACATCTGCTATCCTGTCCTGACAGCTGCCTGTCCTTCCCCTGTCCATCCCATCTAGACAAAGATCAGAGCCCTTTTAGCCTCCCTCCTGCTGGGATTCTGGGAAGAGGGAGCTGGGCTCCTCACCTTGCTGCGGTACCAGGACTCAGCCTCAGCCCGGCTGCGGCTGGCGATGTCGTCGTACTGAGCCTTGATCTCGGCCACAATGCAGTCCATGTTCAGGTCCCGGCTGTTGTCCATCTTGACAATGACCGAGGTGTCTGAGATGTGGGCGTGGAGAACGCGGATCTCCTGtgagagcaggggaagaagaaacAGCACATTATCTGGACTTTTCCTCACATTCCCATGCTGATGCCTATAATCTCTTTAGCCCATTTGGAGCTGAAGTCTCAGGTGTGGAGCAGGGAATTCTCTGATGAAATTGTGTGACTTTATGTACAGATAAGAAATTCCTTCTAGAGGAAGATCACAAGCACTTTTCAAATGCTTGCTTCTGGGATATTTAGGCCCAGGTGAGCCTAGGCTGCGTCCCCCCACCAGCTCGCTGTGGGTGCATCCTGGGGGCCCAGAACCTGCATCAGGTCCATTTCACATTCTCCGGACCAGACACCAGGAAGGAAGTCTGTTGGCTGCCAGAGAAAGCGGTTTGAGGCTATGTGATGCTTTGTGTGGGCTTCGCTCCCAAGCTACAGCTGTCCCAGGGATTGCATTCTCTTGGCTTTTTTCGGTTCTCcattcctctgcctcccttcttccctctccttgctCTCCTGCAATCCTCCATCCTCGAGCCTGGGTCCCCATGTCAGCAGGCCTCTGGGGGCctgggcagggggttggggaTGCCCACCAGGGTCGCGAGCCCCCTCACCTCCTCATATAGGCGTCGCAGGAAGTCAATCTCCTCAGTCAGGGCCTCCGCGTTGGCCTCCAGGTCTGACTTGCGGAGGTAGGCGCAGTCCACCTCCTGTGTGGGGTTCAAGGGGCTGTGAGGCCTGCTGTCCTCAGGACATTGTAAGAGCTTGGCTGGAGTGTGGTGGGGCAGTGAGGTCGGGGTGGCCAGGGACTCAGGGTGGGGCTGGGCCTCGGGCACTCACCTTCTTTAGAGCCACAAACTCGTTCTCTGCTGTGGCCCGAAGTGTGACCTCTTCTTCATACCTGAAGTAGGTGGGAAGGACAAGACCGTGCCTGAGCCTCTCTCAACTTGGCCGTGAAGCATGCATGCAAATGAGCTtgaccctctccctgcttgtcccCTTGCATCCAAAAGAAATGGAGCAGGACCAAATCAGGCTGCCTGTCCAGGCCTACTGAGATACCCAGGAATGCTGAAGTACCCACTCTCACATTACCCCTGAGCTTCTCAGTGCCGATGGGAAGGCAGGATCTGGAAGttcagtgtgtgcatgtgtgtgtgcatagggTAGGGGAGTGGGAGGTGCTTGTATTTTGCATTCTGgtctgcattttcctttcttctgccccttgccccttgCCCTTGGCTTTGCTATGGGTGGTGGGGTTCCCTCTCTGTCATTCCCTTTCTGGACTCAGCCAACAGGAGTTAAGTCTGCTACTTCCTCCTGCTTCGTGCACAGGCCAGTTCAGAGCCAGAGCCGGGAGTATGGCGTCCTGGGAAGTTCATGGCTGAGTGTTATTGAAGGAGGCTGGCTACCCCTTGACATCAGCTTCCTATAGGATCCTGGGGGCACCCTCCACAGTGTGGGTCACACTTTAAAACTGATGGCCTGTGTCTGTGACTGGGCCATGCCTGCTTCCCAGTGGACTGGCAGCCCTCCAGGGACAGGCATGGCATCTACACTTTGGCGCTGGATCACTAGCCCTTCTTGGTCTCTGGCTAGTGCCCAGTAGGGCACTTAGAAACTGTGAGTTGAGTAAAGAAGTAAACTTGAGAAGAATGTCCAGGACTTTGAAGGCTAAAGTCAAAGGGACCAGGAGTGGTAATTTTTCTGGGAGCCCAAGAAAAGGGTGTAGTGCATGGAGAGAACATCATTCCCTTCACCTGCTGATGGGAAGGCAAGGTGGACTCTATCCCCCAGGGGCCAGGACCCACCTGCAGGTCCTTCCCCATTcccaggcagaggcccagccACAGATCCAGACACGCCCCTGTCCCGGGAGCTTCCTTCAAGCACTTTCCTGAGCCAGCACCTTCTGACACTCACTTCTTCTTGTAGCCCTCCATCACCTCCTGCACATGGTTGAGCTCCGATGCCAGCCTCCCGCTGTCGGCCTCCACGCACTCAGCCTCCCGCCTCAGCGTCTCGATGTAGCCCTCGAACAGGGGCTCCAGGTTGCTCTCGCAGCACTTGCGGTTCTGGTAGAACTGCCACTTGGTCTCCAGCAGCTTGTTCTGCTGCTCCAGGAAGCGCACCTACCGCACAGAGGCAGAGCCTTAGAATCTCTTCCTACAGGATCAGGGGCaagaggtgggggctgggggcaggtgggtggtggtggtcCCAGCCCCAGGACCTGCAGGTCTTCAACTCTTGGACCCAGAGTCCTCCCTGGCGGGTGTTATGTCAAAACTATACCAGGGCTTAATCGGGTCTCCTGGAGGTCCTTCCTGAGAACTCGCTATAGTCTTTTCTAGGCAATTACTTGTTGCCACAGAAAGAGCTAAACTATGCTGAGTCCAGATTCTGCTGCTGCTTGTTAATAACATGTCCTTGGGCATAGCGTGTCACTCTCTCATGAAATGGGAGGTTAATGCTCGCCTCACGAAGAAGACTCAATGAGCCCTGGCATGAAAGGGCGCCGGCGAGCTGGATAGCTACTGTACCAAGTCAGGTGTGATTGTCAGTGTGCAAATGAGCAAGCTGGCCATTTTAGAAAGGCAGAGTGCAAAAGGTGAAAAATGAAGTCTGTGCCAATTATTAAAACCTTACAACAACAATGCAATTAGAATAATAGTCACCTGGGATATTAGCAGGCATGCTCTGTGCTCTAGccctttcattttatggatgtggAATTGAAGGCCTAGGGATGGTACCTGACTGCCTGAGAGCTCACAGTGGTAGAGCAAAGACTCAAACTCTGAGCCTCTGCCCCACGGGGGGCTCGTCTCTCACTGTAATGATGAGAGATTATTGGGCCCCAGGAGAATTGCtcgcccctctccctgccacaaGGCCAGCCTGGCTGACCTGTGTCCTCATTCAGATCCCCTTGTCTAGAAACTTCACCACAACCCTGGTAAGTCCTTTCCTATGCTAGCCTTGGTGTTTCATGTTGTTAGGAgttgcagacttttttttttggtccttccTGGTGAGGTATCTCTCTAGTGTGACTTCTTTCAAGGCTggctctggagagagagagagcccttgCCAGACCCAGAGCCACTTCCTAGTTGAAGTCTTCTCACTTGTCTCCTCGTGCTCTTGCCACTGAATCCAATGGGGAAGAGGGCTGAAGACATGAGCCAGAAACTGCCAAATGCAGAGGGCTTATGCTGTGTCCAGACCTTGTCTCCTCACAAGACCCAGAGAGTGGGGACTATAGCTATTGTTCATGCCTGGATCTTGAGGCCCAGACTTGGACCAAGCACTCTGGCTGCTGCTCAGCAACCAAGGAACCATCTGGCAGAGAAACAGCTCTGTGTGATCTGTGGCATTGTTCCAGTGTTACACTCATGGGCCTGCCCTTGACATAGGGAGCACCACCTTCCCATGTCAGTATCTATTTGACTTCAAAGGCATTGAATACCCACATGGCAGCCCTGTGTTCATGAAGAGATGTTAGCTCTCCGCACTAAGGTTTCTGCCTCCACTTCCTGCTtctgggttttcctttttatcttcccTATCAGATTGGCAGCTCCTTATCCTATtcttgtttctgtctctgtcctaGAGGTATGGCTGCTTCTCCTTTTGGAATGGACTAGGGGCTTCTGTGGGCAAATAAATGCCGGTCTCCGACTCCCTCCTCAGTGCCCAGCTTGAGTCCTGAACATGGAAGGAATTCAGGAAGGGTGTGATCAAGGGCACTACTCACCTTGTCAATGAAGGCAGCGAACCTGCTGTTGAGGCACTTGATCTGCTCCTTCTCCTCATGCTTCACACACTGAGCATTGGGGTCGATCTCCAGATTGAGGGGTGTGAGAAGGCTCTCGTTGACAGACACCGTGGTGATGCAGGGTGGGCTGGGTCCACACACACCTCCGGAGCGGTAGCCAAAGCTGCGGCCGCAGGAGCCAGCGCGGAAACCCCCACAGACACTGCGGCTGCCAAAGCCCCCAGTGAGACCACGGTAGCAGGAGACTCCGCGGTAGGGGGCGGCCGTGATGCAGCAGCGGCCAGGCCGGGGTCCGCAGGCCGAGGCGCAGCTGAAGTTCCTGGGGCCGAATCCACAGCCCACGGTGCTGAAGCCACAGGTCATTTTGGAGATAGGAAGGTGTCTGGACAGTGGAGAAGCTGGCCGAGGACGGAGTCGGAAGCTTGTGCTCCCTGGGCTGTGGCAGGTCCTTTTATGCAGCAGGGGCAGCTGGCATTAAAAGGCACAGCAGAGTGACAATAGCTGCATTTTATTGGCTTGGCATCATCCCGGCCTCTTAAGAGCCAACCCAGCTTGCCTCTTCAGGGTAGCTGTGTCAACAATCTGCAGCCACAGGCCTGTTTCATCTTCAAAGCTATTAACAAGCTTCCTCattgcctctccccttcccattgCTGCTGGAAGCGGAGAAAGGGAAGGGGTCCTGGAAGCATCAGTTGGGCTCCACGCACTCACTACTGGGAATGGGTGCAGCGACCTGGGGTGGAGCCTACTCTCGGAATCCTTTTCTGGAAGGGGCATCCCCGGGTTATGGGTCCCAGACGCATGACCTGGCCTCAGGGTGGATGGCTTGCCGGTCCCAACCAGTGAGCTGTGTCCCAAACAATCTGTTATTCTAGGAggcttctctgccttcccctgtcTCTCTAAAGCATGTCCCTTTCTCATTGTCAATGTCAGCCTTTCCTGGCCTGTTCCTACCCAGAGTCTAGTCAGGGATGGTAGTGGGGGTAAGGAATTGGGAGGGAGCATCGTCTCTGCACTTTGGGTATTCCTAGGAAGACAAGCTATGGGACACTAGATGGGACATGGGAAAAACTAAGTCAGAGAG harbors:
- the LOC132019701 gene encoding keratin, type II microfibrillar, component 7C, with protein sequence MTCGFSTVGCGFGPRNFSCASACGPRPGRCCITAAPYRGVSCYRGLTGGFGSRSVCGGFRAGSCGRSFGYRSGGVCGPSPPCITTVSVNESLLTPLNLEIDPNAQCVKHEEKEQIKCLNSRFAAFIDKVRFLEQQNKLLETKWQFYQNRKCCESNLEPLFEGYIETLRREAECVEADSGRLASELNHVQEVMEGYKKKYEEEVTLRATAENEFVALKKEVDCAYLRKSDLEANAEALTEEIDFLRRLYEEEIRVLHAHISDTSVIVKMDNSRDLNMDCIVAEIKAQYDDIASRSRAEAESWYRSKCEEMKATVIRHGETLRRTKEEINELNRMIQRLTAEVENAKCQNTKLEAAVTQSEQQGETALSDARCKLAELEAALQKAKQDMACLVKEYQEVMNSKLGLDIEIATYRRLLEGEEQRLCEGVGAVNVCVSSSRGGVVCGDLCVSGSRPVTGSACSAPCSGNLAVSTGMCAPCGPLNTTCGGGSCGLGRC